One segment of Bradyrhizobium sp. CB2312 DNA contains the following:
- a CDS encoding NADH-quinone oxidoreductase subunit A, protein MSGILQNYLPLVVFIGVAGLIGLVLLIAPFIVAFQQPDPEKLSAYECGFNAFDDARMKFDVRFYLVAILFIIFDLEVAFLFPWAVAFGKLGATGFWSMVVFLAVLTVGFAYEWKKGALEWD, encoded by the coding sequence ATGAGCGGCATCTTACAGAACTATCTTCCACTCGTCGTTTTTATAGGGGTAGCAGGCCTCATCGGCCTGGTGCTGCTGATCGCGCCCTTCATCGTGGCGTTCCAGCAACCGGACCCGGAAAAGCTGTCGGCGTATGAGTGCGGTTTCAACGCCTTCGACGACGCCCGCATGAAGTTCGACGTCCGCTTCTATCTGGTCGCCATCCTCTTCATCATCTTCGACCTCGAGGTGGCGTTCCTGTTTCCCTGGGCGGTGGCGTTCGGCAAGCTTGGCGCGACCGGCTTCTGGTCCATGGTGGTGTTCCTTGCCGTGCTGACGGTCGGGTTCGCCTATGAATGGAAGAAAGGGGCACTCGAATGGGATTGA
- a CDS encoding NADH-quinone oxidoreductase subunit B — MGLNPASSAGPVVAPAPKGILDPSTGKPVGANDPFFLEVNHELSDKGFFVAATDDLITWARTGSLMWMTFGLACCAVEMMQVSMPRYDVERFGFAPRASPRQSDVMIVAGTLTNKMAPALRKVYDQMPEPRYVISMGSCANGGGYYHYSYSVVRGCDRIVPIDIYVPGCPPTAEALLYGVLLLQKKIRRTGTIER; from the coding sequence ATGGGATTGAACCCTGCATCGTCCGCCGGTCCGGTCGTCGCGCCGGCCCCCAAGGGCATTCTGGATCCGTCGACCGGCAAGCCGGTCGGGGCCAATGATCCGTTCTTCCTCGAGGTCAATCACGAGCTGTCCGACAAGGGCTTCTTCGTGGCCGCGACCGACGACCTCATCACCTGGGCCCGCACCGGCTCCTTGATGTGGATGACCTTCGGCCTCGCCTGCTGCGCCGTCGAGATGATGCAGGTGTCGATGCCGCGCTACGACGTCGAGCGCTTCGGCTTCGCCCCGCGTGCCTCGCCGCGCCAGTCCGACGTGATGATCGTCGCGGGCACGCTGACCAACAAGATGGCGCCGGCGCTGCGCAAGGTTTACGACCAGATGCCCGAGCCGCGCTACGTCATCTCGATGGGCTCCTGCGCCAATGGCGGCGGCTACTATCACTATTCCTACTCGGTCGTGCGCGGCTGCGACCGCATCGTGCCGATCGACATCTACGTGCCGGGCTGCCCGCCCACGGCGGAAGCGCTGCTCTACGGCGTGCTGCTGCTCCAGAAGAAGATCCGGCGCACCGGCACCATCGAACGCTAA